The following coding sequences are from one Manis pentadactyla isolate mManPen7 chromosome 13, mManPen7.hap1, whole genome shotgun sequence window:
- the LOC130680145 gene encoding putative histone-lysine N-methyltransferase PRDM6, translating into MCVDNRNGECPMHGPLLSLRRLVGTSSAPAAAPPPELPEWLQDLPQEVCLCTSTVPGLAYGICAAQRIQQGTWIGPFQGVVLPPEKVQPGAVRKTQHLWDCFKFPFCTS; encoded by the coding sequence ATGTGTGTGGACAACCGCAACGGGGAGTGCCCCATGCACGGGCCGCTGCTCTCGCTGCGCCGGCTCGTGGGCACCAGCAGCGCCCCGGCCGCCGCGCCCCCGCCCGAGCTGCCCGAGTGGCTTCAGGACCTGCCGCAGGAGGTGTGCCTCTGCACCAGCACCGTGCCCGGACTGGCCTACGGCATCTGTGCGGCACAGAGGATCCAGCAGGGCACCTGGATTGGGCCCTTCCAGGGCGTCGTCCTGCCCCCAGAGAAGGTGCAACCCGGAGCAGTGAGGAAGACGCAACATCTCTGGGAC